One genomic window of Comamonas serinivorans includes the following:
- a CDS encoding DUF1214 domain-containing protein, translating into MRFAPGQLPPVHAFWSLTMYDSRDCMLVPNAIDRYAIGDRTPGLVPDEDGGLSLHIAQREPTDPHARANWLPAPAGDFYLCLRAYLPKPEMTTGRYQLPAVQRITAAAEALA; encoded by the coding sequence TTGCGGTTCGCGCCCGGCCAGCTGCCGCCGGTGCACGCCTTCTGGTCGCTGACGATGTACGACAGCCGCGACTGCATGCTGGTGCCCAACGCCATCGACCGCTACGCCATCGGCGACCGCACCCCTGGCCTGGTGCCAGACGAGGACGGCGGCCTCAGCCTCCACATCGCGCAGCGCGAGCCCACCGACCCGCATGCCCGCGCCAACTGGCTGCCGGCCCCCGCGGGCGACTTCTACCTGTGCCTGCGGGCCTACCTGCCCAAGCCCGAGATGACGACCGGCCGCTACCAGCTGCCCGCCGTGCAGCGCATCACCGCAGCCGCCGAGGCCCTGGCATGA
- a CDS encoding alkyl sulfatase dimerization domain-containing protein gives MTTASHPPTSQPPQRSPYAAAPTTAAQPALQETPVREPREDSPLVGKGPRIEAVDTGLHVLRGQGNSFVIELDEGLVIVDAGPGGKVTAGMIEAVRHISDAPVHAICYSHGHLGYNAGVPQWLAHAQARGEPAPRLIAHANVPRRYARYDETGALQRRMAEIQFRQPHGFFDRHLHNTRPTETFEHRLTLGQGVRRAELLWAPSETDDAIAVWLPEQKVLYGGPALIDSIPNVGTPFRTMRDAVRWADTLERLAGLGAELALREFGPPIVGAEQVRQVLGHTAQALRWLRAEVVQRMNDGMGEREVLASMAYPPELFDVDWMKPTYGDPSYIVRDIYRSENGWWDRNPTSLHPASPQAVAEAQAAAITDKAAVIAQAQALAERGEHQLALHVIDLLATAQGDDSALAEARRLKAQWLRERARQVRSYVSRSLYQVCADRIEGGQAQAFGIR, from the coding sequence ATGACCACCGCAAGCCACCCGCCAACCAGCCAGCCGCCGCAACGCTCGCCCTACGCTGCTGCGCCGACGACGGCCGCCCAACCGGCCCTGCAAGAGACGCCCGTGCGCGAGCCGCGCGAGGATTCGCCCCTGGTGGGCAAGGGCCCGCGCATCGAAGCGGTGGACACCGGCCTGCACGTGCTGCGCGGCCAGGGCAACTCCTTCGTCATCGAGCTGGACGAGGGCCTGGTCATCGTGGACGCCGGCCCCGGCGGCAAGGTCACGGCCGGCATGATCGAGGCCGTGCGCCACATCAGCGATGCGCCCGTGCACGCCATCTGCTACAGCCATGGCCACCTGGGCTACAACGCCGGCGTGCCCCAGTGGCTCGCGCACGCCCAGGCGCGCGGCGAGCCCGCGCCGCGCCTCATCGCGCACGCCAACGTGCCGCGCCGCTATGCGCGCTACGACGAAACCGGCGCGCTGCAACGGCGCATGGCCGAGATCCAGTTCCGCCAGCCGCACGGCTTCTTCGACCGCCACCTGCACAACACGCGGCCGACCGAGACCTTCGAGCACCGCCTGACCCTGGGGCAGGGCGTGCGGCGGGCCGAGCTGCTGTGGGCGCCGTCCGAGACGGACGACGCCATCGCGGTCTGGCTGCCCGAGCAGAAGGTGCTGTATGGCGGCCCGGCGCTGATCGACTCCATCCCCAACGTGGGGACGCCGTTTCGCACGATGCGCGATGCGGTGCGCTGGGCCGACACGCTGGAGCGCCTGGCTGGCCTGGGCGCCGAGCTGGCCTTGCGCGAGTTTGGCCCGCCCATCGTCGGCGCTGAACAGGTGCGGCAGGTGCTGGGCCACACGGCCCAGGCCCTGCGCTGGCTGCGCGCCGAGGTGGTGCAGCGCATGAACGACGGCATGGGTGAACGCGAGGTGCTGGCCAGCATGGCCTACCCGCCCGAGCTGTTTGACGTGGACTGGATGAAGCCCACCTACGGCGACCCCAGCTACATCGTGCGCGACATCTACCGCTCGGAGAACGGCTGGTGGGACCGCAACCCCACCAGCCTGCACCCGGCCAGCCCGCAGGCGGTGGCCGAGGCCCAGGCCGCCGCCATCACCGACAAGGCCGCCGTCATCGCGCAGGCCCAGGCGCTGGCCGAGCGCGGCGAGCACCAGCTGGCGCTGCACGTCATCGACCTGCTGGCCACCGCGCAGGGCGACGACTCGGCCCTGGCCGAAGCGCGGCGCCTCAAGGCGCAATGGCTGCGCGAACGCGCGCGCCAGGTGCGCAGCTACGTCTCGCGCAGCCTCTACCAGGTGTGCGCCGACCGCATCGAGGGCGGCCAGGCCCAGGCCTTCGGCATCCGCTGA
- a CDS encoding Bug family tripartite tricarboxylate transporter substrate binding protein, with protein sequence MTQTTLWTRLSLGTSLLALGLAAQAAYPDKPITFIVPTAAAGGTDTIARIFADALGKELKATVIIDNKPGANGIVGVDAGARAAPDGYHLLFTYAASMVANPFLFKKLPFDPVKDFEPVVQLGQGGNLLLVNNNLPVKTVKEFVAYVKAHPNKVSYCSWGTGSGGHLAMENLMKQTGMKMTHVPYKGSAPCVQDLVGGQVQAAFADTSSTLPMIKAGRLRVLAHSGDKRYPQIPDVQSLNELGYPFKAYAWYGLLAPAKTPRPIVDQLNQAMNKVMADPEVRKRLYELNLADLPPSSPAQFAATIQQDLKTWGDLVTSLDIPKQ encoded by the coding sequence ATGACCCAAACCACCCTGTGGACACGCCTGAGCCTGGGCACCAGCCTGCTCGCTCTCGGCCTGGCGGCGCAGGCCGCCTACCCGGACAAGCCCATCACCTTCATCGTGCCCACGGCGGCGGCGGGGGGCACCGATACGATCGCCCGCATCTTTGCCGATGCCTTGGGCAAAGAGCTCAAGGCCACGGTGATCATCGACAACAAACCCGGGGCCAATGGCATCGTGGGCGTGGATGCCGGCGCGCGCGCGGCGCCAGACGGCTACCACCTGCTGTTCACGTATGCCGCGTCGATGGTGGCCAATCCTTTCCTGTTCAAGAAGCTGCCGTTTGATCCGGTGAAAGACTTCGAGCCCGTGGTCCAGCTGGGGCAGGGCGGCAACCTGCTGCTGGTCAACAACAACTTGCCGGTCAAGACCGTGAAGGAATTCGTGGCCTACGTGAAGGCCCATCCGAACAAGGTGAGCTACTGCTCGTGGGGCACGGGATCGGGCGGACACCTGGCCATGGAAAACCTGATGAAACAGACCGGCATGAAGATGACGCACGTGCCCTACAAGGGCAGTGCGCCCTGCGTGCAAGACCTCGTCGGTGGCCAGGTGCAGGCGGCGTTTGCCGACACCTCATCCACCCTGCCCATGATCAAGGCAGGCCGGCTGCGCGTGTTGGCGCACAGTGGCGACAAGCGGTACCCACAGATTCCAGACGTGCAAAGCCTGAATGAGCTGGGTTACCCCTTCAAGGCTTACGCCTGGTATGGACTCCTGGCACCCGCGAAAACACCGCGTCCCATCGTCGATCAGCTGAACCAGGCGATGAACAAGGTGATGGCGGACCCGGAGGTGCGCAAGCGCCTGTATGAGCTCAACCTGGCCGATCTGCCGCCGTCCTCGCCGGCGCAGTTCGCCGCCACCATCCAGCAAGACCTGAAGACCTGGGGCGACCTGGTCACCAGCCTCGACATCCCCAAGCAATGA
- a CDS encoding GntR family transcriptional regulator — protein MPPRSRAASSPPPTPLDGDGPLFTQLKARLRQDILDQRLQPGQKLPSESQLQAGYGVSRITVRQALADLQAEGLIETFNGKGSFVTRPGGNPNLGMLTGFYEHMRARGLNARGEILSVKQVAASPQAAKALGLPAKTRLTRITIVRFANDEPVVAGLFELPHALAEQMLALDMETEDAMTLLETRLGHRLDATHIEASALPAKATEAKLLQVPQGTALLKITFVPHDIDGQPLAYSVMHFRADRFTYRAVIRR, from the coding sequence ATGCCACCACGCTCACGCGCTGCCAGCAGCCCGCCTCCCACCCCGCTTGACGGCGACGGCCCCTTGTTCACCCAGCTCAAGGCCAGGCTGCGGCAGGACATCCTCGATCAGCGGCTGCAGCCGGGTCAGAAGCTGCCGTCCGAATCGCAGCTGCAGGCCGGCTACGGCGTCAGCCGCATCACCGTGCGCCAGGCGCTGGCCGACCTGCAGGCCGAAGGGCTGATCGAGACCTTCAATGGCAAGGGCAGCTTTGTGACACGCCCGGGCGGCAACCCCAACCTGGGCATGCTCACGGGCTTTTACGAGCACATGCGCGCGCGCGGCCTGAACGCGCGCGGCGAAATCCTCAGCGTGAAGCAGGTGGCCGCGTCGCCGCAGGCGGCCAAGGCGCTGGGGCTGCCGGCCAAGACGCGCCTGACCCGCATCACCATCGTGCGTTTCGCCAACGACGAACCCGTGGTGGCCGGCCTGTTCGAGCTGCCGCACGCGCTGGCCGAGCAGATGCTGGCGCTGGACATGGAAACCGAGGATGCGATGACGCTGCTGGAGACGCGGCTGGGCCATCGGCTCGACGCCACCCACATCGAGGCCAGCGCCCTGCCCGCCAAGGCCACCGAGGCGAAACTGCTGCAGGTGCCGCAGGGCACGGCCCTGCTCAAGATCACGTTTGTGCCGCACGACATCGACGGCCAGCCGCTGGCCTACTCGGTCATGCATTTCCGCGCCGACCGTTTCACCTACCGGGCGGTGATCCGGCGTTGA
- a CDS encoding tripartite tricarboxylate transporter substrate binding protein: MDRRQALGALAGGLGLGLGMESARASTGAWPSKPVRVVVPYAAGGVVDINARAITTTLQDMLGQPFVVEAKPGANGNIAAESVANATPDGHTLLVSASFLINNPLLETGLRWSPQRFVPIARFANSPSYFVVNNDVPAKTVREFVQVAKAAKQPLQYADGGTGTPQSMATLLFQQVAGVQMDAVLYKGAPPSVPDLLQGLVVMAILPATVAIPQVKAGKLRALANMSHQRSLQLPDVPTMAEAGFPEVTTLSWYGLHAPAGTPAAVVERLSTAMKAACALPAVKERFVSAGGEEAYLDTAAFKRFLAQDEVRWKQLASKVKS, encoded by the coding sequence ATGGACAGACGGCAGGCGCTCGGTGCGCTCGCGGGTGGCCTGGGCTTGGGCCTGGGCATGGAGTCGGCCAGGGCCAGCACGGGTGCCTGGCCCAGCAAGCCGGTGCGCGTGGTCGTGCCCTATGCGGCCGGCGGGGTGGTGGACATCAACGCCCGCGCCATCACCACCACCTTGCAGGACATGCTGGGCCAGCCCTTCGTGGTCGAGGCCAAGCCCGGCGCGAACGGCAACATCGCCGCCGAGTCCGTCGCCAATGCCACCCCGGATGGCCACACGCTGCTGGTGTCGGCGAGCTTCCTGATCAACAACCCCTTGCTGGAAACCGGGCTGCGCTGGAGCCCGCAGCGCTTTGTGCCGATTGCACGCTTCGCCAATTCGCCCAGCTATTTCGTCGTCAACAACGACGTGCCGGCCAAGACCGTGCGCGAGTTTGTGCAGGTGGCCAAGGCGGCCAAGCAGCCGCTGCAGTACGCCGACGGGGGCACGGGCACGCCGCAGTCCATGGCCACCCTGCTGTTCCAGCAGGTGGCGGGCGTGCAGATGGATGCGGTGCTGTACAAGGGCGCGCCGCCCAGCGTGCCCGATCTGCTGCAGGGCCTGGTGGTGATGGCCATCCTGCCGGCCACGGTGGCCATCCCGCAGGTCAAGGCCGGCAAGCTGCGGGCCCTGGCCAACATGAGCCACCAGCGTTCGCTGCAGCTGCCCGACGTGCCCACGATGGCCGAGGCAGGCTTCCCCGAGGTGACCACGCTGTCGTGGTACGGCCTGCACGCGCCGGCCGGCACGCCGGCCGCCGTGGTCGAGCGCCTGTCCACGGCCATGAAAGCCGCCTGCGCGCTGCCCGCCGTGAAAGAGCGCTTCGTGTCGGCCGGCGGCGAAGAGGCTTACCTGGACACAGCGGCGTTCAAGCGCTTCCTGGCGCAGGACGAGGTGCGCTGGAAGCAGCTTGCGAGCAAGGTGAAGTCATGA
- a CDS encoding acyl-CoA dehydrogenase family protein, with the protein MSAASRDPLTRGQDLAPELLQTLQRFIDEAVIPAEDLKLAHDHAAQAAVVARLQGQALALGLGSPRRAVTDGGLGLSWEACCDYLEQAGRSFLGPAVLQCAPPTQPDVYALDVLATPSQRRAYLDPLKAGTRKSCFAMTEPAPGAGSDPRMLKTEARQEGGQWVINGHKWFITGAHQADFAIVVARTDDGVSWFLVDADTPGFEIVRDVPTMEPFDMGGHAEIRLTNCRVGADALVGEAGKGLDHAQLRLEGARLFHCMRFIGLASRAMHLAQRHVQQRESHGARLAEHQMVQALVADAHIQLFAARVMTREVARQLDRGESIRHSSSMAKVFVSEAVYQVADSAVQICGALGVSEDLPLSMILRMLRPFRIYDGASEVHRSAIAKRAFRHDLRP; encoded by the coding sequence ATGAGCGCGGCGTCCCGTGACCCCCTGACCCGCGGCCAGGACCTGGCCCCCGAGCTGCTGCAGACGCTGCAGCGCTTCATCGACGAGGCGGTGATTCCGGCTGAAGACCTCAAGCTCGCGCACGACCACGCGGCGCAGGCCGCGGTGGTGGCCCGCCTGCAAGGCCAGGCGTTGGCGCTGGGCCTGGGTTCGCCGCGTCGCGCGGTGACCGACGGCGGCCTGGGGCTGAGCTGGGAGGCGTGCTGCGACTACCTGGAGCAGGCCGGGCGCAGCTTTCTGGGGCCGGCCGTGCTGCAGTGCGCGCCCCCCACGCAGCCCGATGTGTATGCCTTGGATGTGTTGGCCACGCCATCGCAAAGGCGGGCATACCTCGATCCCCTGAAAGCGGGCACGCGCAAGTCGTGCTTTGCCATGACCGAGCCGGCGCCCGGCGCGGGCTCTGACCCGCGCATGCTCAAGACCGAGGCGCGCCAGGAAGGCGGCCAGTGGGTCATCAACGGCCACAAGTGGTTCATCACCGGGGCGCACCAGGCCGATTTCGCCATCGTCGTGGCGCGGACCGACGACGGGGTGAGCTGGTTCCTCGTCGATGCCGACACGCCGGGCTTCGAGATCGTGCGCGACGTGCCCACCATGGAGCCCTTCGACATGGGCGGCCACGCCGAGATCCGCCTGACGAATTGCCGGGTCGGTGCCGACGCCCTGGTGGGCGAGGCCGGCAAGGGCCTGGACCATGCGCAGCTGCGGCTGGAGGGCGCGCGCCTGTTCCACTGCATGCGCTTCATCGGGCTGGCCTCGCGGGCCATGCACCTGGCGCAGCGCCATGTGCAGCAGCGCGAATCGCATGGCGCCCGCCTGGCCGAGCACCAGATGGTGCAGGCCCTGGTGGCCGACGCCCACATCCAGCTGTTTGCCGCGCGTGTCATGACGCGCGAGGTGGCGCGGCAGCTCGACCGCGGCGAGTCCATTCGCCACAGCTCCTCCATGGCCAAGGTGTTCGTGTCGGAGGCCGTCTACCAGGTGGCCGACTCGGCGGTGCAGATCTGCGGCGCGCTGGGCGTGTCCGAAGATCTGCCGCTGTCCATGATCCTGCGCATGCTGCGGCCGTTCCGCATTTACGACGGCGCCTCGGAAGTGCACCGCTCGGCCATCGCCAAGCGCGCGTTCCGCCATGACCTCAGACCCTGA
- a CDS encoding fumarylacetoacetate hydrolase family protein, with the protein MKLATYQDGSRDGQLVVVSRDLRQAHYATGTASRLLAVFDDWNFLAPQLQDLYDELNAGRLRHAFAFQAERCLAPLPRATQCLRGGAYPSHGQLLHQAWPQTWPEPRRAEPAMAQVPSDDFLPPLATVHVASEVLEPDFGAELWAVCGDLRQGASPEQALDAVRLLGLANAFALRRLQAEPGGDVQARVATACAPVLITPDELGPAWQQGRVQATLQCSWNGRKFGLCDAASDMRFGFGDLLAHAAKTRRLRTGTVVTTGPVSNAGVASDTGRLSWPKGFCSALERQAMEQMQDQLVSTGFLCFGDTLRVEAKGRDGQSLFGALEHTLMPLDGAS; encoded by the coding sequence ATGAAGCTCGCCACCTACCAGGATGGCTCGCGCGACGGCCAGTTGGTCGTCGTCTCACGCGATCTGCGCCAGGCGCACTACGCCACGGGCACGGCCAGCCGGCTGCTGGCGGTGTTCGACGACTGGAACTTCCTCGCGCCCCAGCTGCAGGACCTCTACGACGAGCTCAATGCCGGGCGCCTGCGCCACGCCTTTGCCTTTCAGGCCGAGCGTTGCCTGGCGCCGCTGCCGCGTGCCACCCAGTGCCTGCGCGGGGGCGCCTACCCCAGCCATGGGCAGCTGCTGCACCAGGCCTGGCCGCAGACCTGGCCCGAGCCGCGGCGCGCCGAGCCCGCCATGGCGCAAGTGCCGTCGGATGACTTTCTGCCCCCGCTGGCCACGGTGCACGTCGCCAGCGAGGTGCTGGAGCCGGACTTCGGCGCCGAACTGTGGGCCGTGTGCGGCGACCTGCGCCAGGGCGCCTCGCCCGAGCAGGCGCTGGACGCCGTGCGCCTGCTGGGCCTGGCCAACGCCTTCGCCCTGCGTCGCCTGCAGGCCGAGCCCGGGGGCGACGTGCAGGCCCGGGTCGCCACGGCCTGCGCGCCGGTGCTCATCACGCCCGACGAGCTGGGCCCCGCCTGGCAGCAGGGCCGCGTGCAGGCCACGCTGCAGTGCAGCTGGAACGGGCGCAAGTTCGGCCTGTGCGACGCCGCCAGCGACATGCGCTTCGGCTTTGGCGACCTGCTGGCCCATGCCGCGAAGACGCGCCGCCTGCGCACGGGCACGGTGGTGACCACCGGGCCCGTCAGCAACGCGGGCGTGGCCAGCGACACCGGCCGGCTGAGCTGGCCCAAAGGCTTTTGCAGCGCGCTGGAGCGGCAGGCCATGGAGCAGATGCAGGACCAGCTGGTGAGCACCGGTTTCCTGTGCTTTGGCGACACGCTGCGCGTCGAGGCCAAGGGCCGCGATGGCCAATCGCTGTTCGGGGCGCTGGAGCACACCCTGATGCCGCTGGACGGTGCGTCATGA
- a CDS encoding TraB/GumN family protein, producing the protein MMHVSSTARKLTRAAGWLARCAALSWAVSTGAAGAAASPAGSAAAASAPAAKASATAVPARAASAATAPALCPETPQLLGTAELRALQRAQPAAPDRGLLWQVEKNGQRGWLYGTMHLGRKPWLQLGPRLQQALARVDVLALEVDLTDPRTQQEMAATSRATAGKPVGAQADAQAAGRAGAAQPDPAAADAAPPDARQQQRMAAQLQRVCLPPQALAGAASHLQAAALMVLAARSEGLHAEYGSERVLALLAKAQGKRVVAVEDVRSQTALLKGEDAQADAAQLDDALDELESGRGLQQLRRLGVAWAAGDVDTLTRYHEWCDCIHSEADRQAQDRVLTARNGPMADAFERLLREGQSVLLAVGALHMVGPQGVAAELSQRGYRVTRVVD; encoded by the coding sequence ATGATGCATGTGTCCAGCACAGCCCGCAAACTGACCCGCGCCGCAGGTTGGCTGGCGCGCTGTGCGGCCTTGAGCTGGGCCGTGTCGACCGGTGCGGCCGGGGCTGCCGCCAGTCCCGCCGGGTCCGCAGCGGCAGCCAGCGCGCCCGCCGCCAAGGCCAGTGCGACGGCGGTCCCGGCGCGCGCAGCCTCGGCCGCCACCGCACCCGCGCTGTGTCCCGAGACGCCGCAGCTCCTGGGCACGGCCGAGCTGCGTGCGCTGCAGCGGGCGCAGCCCGCCGCGCCCGATCGCGGCCTGCTCTGGCAGGTCGAGAAGAACGGTCAGCGCGGCTGGCTCTACGGCACCATGCACCTGGGCCGCAAGCCCTGGCTGCAGCTGGGCCCGCGTTTGCAGCAGGCCCTGGCCCGCGTCGATGTGCTGGCACTGGAGGTCGACCTGACCGACCCGCGCACCCAGCAAGAGATGGCCGCCACCAGCCGGGCCACGGCCGGCAAACCCGTGGGCGCGCAGGCTGACGCGCAGGCCGCGGGGCGCGCTGGCGCGGCGCAGCCGGACCCGGCCGCGGCGGATGCGGCGCCGCCTGATGCGCGTCAGCAACAGCGCATGGCGGCGCAGCTGCAGCGCGTGTGCCTGCCGCCGCAGGCGCTGGCGGGGGCGGCCAGCCACTTGCAGGCCGCGGCCTTGATGGTGCTGGCGGCGCGCAGCGAAGGCCTGCATGCCGAGTACGGTTCCGAGCGTGTGCTGGCCCTGTTGGCCAAGGCCCAGGGCAAGCGCGTGGTGGCCGTCGAGGACGTGCGCAGCCAGACCGCGCTGCTCAAGGGCGAAGACGCGCAGGCCGATGCGGCCCAGCTGGACGACGCGCTCGATGAACTCGAGTCGGGACGCGGCCTGCAGCAGCTGCGCCGGCTTGGCGTGGCCTGGGCCGCGGGCGACGTGGACACGCTGACGCGCTACCACGAGTGGTGCGACTGCATCCACAGCGAGGCCGACCGGCAGGCGCAGGACCGCGTGCTCACCGCGCGCAACGGGCCCATGGCCGATGCCTTCGAGCGGCTGTTGCGCGAGGGCCAGTCGGTGCTGTTGGCCGTGGGCGCCCTGCACATGGTGGGGCCGCAAGGTGTGGCGGCCGAACTGAGCCAACGCGGGTATCGGGTCACACGCGTTGTTGATTGA
- a CDS encoding PhaM family polyhydroxyalkanoate granule multifunctional regulatory protein, translated as MTQATPFHFQQLVPGLDFLQNLMKGAMQAQKDAGHAAPLGNWIAPTLSVEELDRRVSELKTVLYWLEQNAHAVKATIQALEVQRLTVAALSSMNVNLSDMAKAFRMPTLGATAEAADAAAEAPDAGLPAAGQQALASAFAPFAEAAKAFSWPLMGAGGEPAGTDASSAETPVPVPPVAATAPAAEPVPAPPAADAPQAGGPHADASEADAPQTDATPPLADPMNWWGTLTRQFQTLAGAALQGSETAMPAVAGMGQAAQDMLKAAQASALAGATAVTEQAAAMREATAQAVRQAGRATAAADDAPATQRAARKPASAAAKPVKQPAAKSKPTAKPAAQPASRKASAKAASPRAQAGTAAKPARKRPPTSAGGGR; from the coding sequence ATGACACAAGCGACACCTTTTCATTTCCAGCAACTGGTGCCTGGCCTGGACTTTCTGCAGAACCTCATGAAGGGGGCGATGCAGGCGCAAAAAGATGCCGGCCACGCCGCGCCGCTGGGCAACTGGATTGCCCCCACGCTGAGCGTGGAGGAGCTGGACCGCCGGGTGTCCGAGCTCAAGACGGTGCTGTATTGGCTCGAGCAGAACGCCCATGCCGTCAAAGCCACCATTCAGGCGCTGGAGGTGCAGCGCCTCACGGTGGCGGCGCTTTCGTCCATGAACGTGAACCTGAGCGACATGGCCAAGGCGTTTCGCATGCCCACCCTGGGGGCGACCGCCGAGGCGGCAGACGCCGCGGCCGAGGCCCCGGATGCCGGGCTGCCCGCCGCGGGCCAGCAGGCCCTGGCCAGCGCGTTTGCCCCGTTCGCTGAGGCGGCCAAGGCCTTCAGCTGGCCGCTGATGGGCGCCGGGGGCGAGCCGGCCGGCACCGACGCGAGCTCGGCCGAGACGCCCGTGCCGGTGCCCCCGGTTGCTGCCACGGCGCCGGCTGCAGAGCCGGTCCCGGCACCACCCGCCGCGGATGCGCCCCAGGCAGGTGGGCCCCACGCGGATGCCTCCGAGGCGGATGCGCCGCAGACCGATGCAACCCCTCCGCTGGCCGATCCCATGAACTGGTGGGGCACCTTGACCCGTCAGTTCCAGACCCTGGCGGGCGCGGCCCTGCAGGGCAGCGAAACCGCGATGCCGGCCGTGGCCGGCATGGGGCAGGCGGCGCAGGACATGCTGAAGGCGGCGCAGGCCTCGGCCCTGGCCGGCGCCACGGCCGTGACCGAGCAGGCCGCCGCCATGCGCGAGGCCACGGCCCAGGCGGTGCGGCAGGCCGGCCGTGCCACCGCGGCGGCCGATGACGCGCCCGCCACGCAGCGAGCGGCGCGCAAGCCGGCGTCTGCGGCGGCCAAGCCGGTCAAGCAGCCGGCCGCCAAGTCCAAGCCCACGGCCAAGCCGGCCGCCCAGCCTGCGTCGCGCAAGGCATCCGCCAAGGCGGCGAGCCCGCGTGCCCAGGCCGGAACCGCGGCCAAGCCGGCCCGCAAGCGCCCGCCAACCTCGGCGGGAGGCGGGCGCTGA
- a CDS encoding FIST signal transduction protein, whose protein sequence is MMRFPVAHATHPDWNMALGLVVAQLKAALAGVSSPPPLGLVYLTDHFAAQAEALLAGLRQAVPSVSSWSGAVSIGVLADEAEYLDEPALAVMLLDLPESEFCVFSGIAPLPSHFDAHTALVHADADMTELGENVRELASRMVSGSVFGALSTTRSRVVQVAHQPGQDAEESVLEGGLSGVAFTHRIGVQMRLIHGCKPIGRERVLTEAEGNLLLALDGEPALDQMLGDLNVSLDQPRQALHAVRDTLLAINGRPEAERRYAGQLPAKAHVRSVVGVDPSRSGLALAEAVDEGATVTFCQRDRAFARADLTRVCTALRESLEPEALDAVQAQRLLAQAEAPDRESRWLHAGLESERIAGAVYMSCVSRGGGYFGAPGAELQLLRHALGRVPVVGLMAGGEIAHDAVHGFSGVLTVFLRED, encoded by the coding sequence ATGATGCGTTTTCCGGTGGCCCACGCCACCCATCCCGACTGGAACATGGCCCTGGGCCTGGTGGTGGCCCAGCTCAAAGCCGCCTTGGCCGGCGTGAGCAGCCCGCCCCCCCTGGGCCTGGTCTACCTGACCGACCACTTCGCCGCGCAGGCCGAGGCCTTGCTGGCCGGGCTGCGGCAGGCGGTGCCCAGCGTGAGCAGCTGGTCGGGGGCCGTCAGCATCGGCGTGCTGGCCGACGAGGCGGAGTACCTGGACGAGCCCGCGCTGGCCGTCATGCTGCTCGACCTGCCCGAGTCCGAGTTCTGCGTCTTCAGCGGCATCGCGCCCCTGCCCAGCCATTTCGACGCCCACACCGCCCTGGTGCATGCCGATGCCGACATGACCGAGCTGGGCGAGAACGTGCGCGAGCTGGCGTCGCGCATGGTCAGCGGCAGCGTGTTCGGCGCGCTCAGCACCACGCGGTCCCGCGTGGTGCAGGTGGCCCACCAGCCGGGGCAGGACGCCGAGGAGTCGGTGCTCGAAGGCGGGCTGTCGGGCGTTGCCTTCACGCACCGCATCGGCGTGCAGATGCGGCTGATCCACGGCTGCAAGCCCATCGGGCGCGAACGCGTGTTGACCGAGGCCGAGGGCAACCTGCTGTTGGCCCTGGACGGCGAGCCCGCGCTGGATCAGATGCTGGGCGACCTGAACGTCAGCCTGGACCAGCCGCGCCAGGCCTTGCATGCCGTGCGCGACACGCTGCTGGCCATCAACGGTCGGCCCGAGGCCGAGCGCCGCTACGCCGGGCAACTGCCGGCCAAGGCGCATGTGCGCAGCGTGGTGGGGGTGGATCCGTCGCGCAGCGGCCTGGCCCTGGCCGAAGCGGTGGACGAGGGCGCCACCGTCACCTTCTGCCAGCGCGACCGCGCTTTTGCGCGTGCCGACCTGACGCGTGTGTGCACCGCCTTGCGCGAGTCGCTCGAGCCCGAGGCCCTCGACGCCGTGCAGGCCCAGCGCCTGCTGGCCCAGGCCGAGGCACCCGACCGCGAGTCCCGCTGGCTGCATGCCGGCCTCGAGAGCGAGCGCATCGCGGGGGCGGTCTACATGAGCTGCGTCAGCCGTGGCGGGGGCTATTTCGGCGCGCCGGGTGCCGAGCTGCAGCTGTTGCGCCACGCGCTGGGCCGCGTGCCCGTGGTGGGCCTGATGGCCGGTGGCGAGATCGCGCACGACGCCGTGCACGGGTTTTCAGGCGTGCTGACGGTGTTCCTGCGCGAGGATTGA